From the genome of Candidatus Deferrimicrobium borealis:
CGGGTCCGATGCTCGCGCCGGAGGGGTGGCCCTTCGTCCTCGGAGGAGCGGCGTTCGCGGTCGCCGTGTACCTCCTTTGGCCGAGAGGGATCCCTCTTGCCGCGCTCGGGCTCCTTCTGTCCCTGTTTTCGCTCTGGTTCTTCCGCAACCCCGACCGGACGCCGCCGTCCGGCACGGGGATCGTCGTTTCCCCGGCCGATGGTAGAATCGTCTATTCGGGTGAATCCCCGCCGGGGCGGTACGCTTTGGTGGCCGGCAAGAGGGTCAGCATCTTCATGTCCCCCCTCGACGTCCACGTCAACCGGGCGCCGGTGACGGGGCGGGTGTCGTCGGTCCGGTACCACAAAGGGGCGTTCCACGTGGCGAGCGTCGAGAAGGC
Proteins encoded in this window:
- a CDS encoding phosphatidylserine decarboxylase family protein, whose product is MSETTGPMLAPEGWPFVLGGAAFAVAVYLLWPRGIPLAALGLLLSLFSLWFFRNPDRTPPSGTGIVVSPADGRIVYSGESPPGRYALVAGKRVSIFMSPLDVHVNRAPVTGRVSSVRYHKGAFHVASVEKASLMNEQNGVAIVTPGGRTVTYVQIAGMVARRIVCDLKEGDAVRQGQRVGMIRFGSRVDLYLPAEARLSVASGDRVRAGESVIGVLP